The following are from one region of the Streptomyces rubrogriseus genome:
- a CDS encoding CBM35 domain-containing protein: MTPGNNGASTPEDDDPFGYLYADGQANGAQPPSGGYGYPNSVNRVRPVGTRQYGAPQGQGAQTAAYGQAAPPQQGAYGQPQGAYGQPNAHYAAPETFPGGGGPGGPQQPSGHGGGGGRRGPNTKGLLIGAVAVVAAVVIGIAVAMTSSGSDDDKGGNEAGGDPTPTQSESTEPSPSASDGAEEEVELPATDAKALRLSPGMGTASDFEGAESDGGVYVTGFNQVGAKVTWTVDGIEKAGGYRLNVRYGIPGKDADATLVINGKASARPLNMKNFGGTPEGDWEKGWQTTWANVNLAKGTNTIELACNDGNKCDLVLDKLSLSSE, encoded by the coding sequence ATGACGCCCGGCAACAACGGCGCGAGCACGCCCGAGGACGACGACCCCTTCGGCTACCTCTACGCCGACGGGCAGGCCAACGGGGCCCAGCCGCCGTCCGGTGGCTACGGCTACCCGAACTCCGTCAACCGGGTGCGTCCCGTCGGCACACGGCAGTACGGGGCTCCGCAGGGCCAGGGCGCCCAGACCGCCGCCTACGGCCAGGCCGCCCCGCCCCAGCAGGGCGCCTACGGCCAGCCGCAGGGGGCGTACGGGCAGCCGAACGCGCACTACGCCGCGCCGGAGACCTTCCCCGGCGGTGGCGGTCCCGGGGGCCCGCAGCAGCCGTCCGGGCACGGCGGGGGCGGCGGACGCCGCGGCCCGAACACCAAGGGCCTGCTGATCGGCGCGGTGGCGGTCGTCGCCGCCGTGGTCATCGGCATCGCCGTGGCCATGACGAGCAGCGGCTCCGACGACGACAAGGGCGGCAACGAGGCGGGCGGCGACCCGACCCCCACCCAGTCCGAGAGCACCGAGCCCAGCCCGTCCGCGAGCGACGGCGCCGAGGAGGAGGTCGAGCTGCCCGCGACCGACGCGAAGGCCCTGCGGCTGTCGCCCGGCATGGGGACCGCCTCCGACTTCGAGGGCGCGGAGTCCGACGGTGGCGTCTACGTCACGGGCTTCAACCAGGTCGGCGCGAAGGTCACCTGGACCGTCGACGGCATCGAGAAGGCCGGCGGCTACCGGCTGAACGTGCGCTACGGCATCCCGGGCAAGGACGCCGACGCGACCCTGGTCATCAACGGCAAGGCCTCCGCGCGCCCGCTGAACATGAAGAACTTCGGCGGCACGCCCGAGGGCGACTGGGAAAAGGGCTGGCAGACCACCTGGGCCAACGTGAACCTGGCCAAGGGCACCAACACCATCGAGCTGGCGTGCAACGACGGCAACAAGTGCGACCTGGTCCTCGACAAGCTCTCGCTCTCGTCCGAGTGA
- a CDS encoding response regulator, with amino-acid sequence MTDPAAPRPAATPVRILVCDDHVVVRAGLLALLDSAPGIEVVGEAGTGEEALALAARLTPDVVLMDLQLGAGIDGVETTRRLTAATGAGPARTPHVLVLTTYDTDADITRAIEAGATGYLLKAERPEELFAAIHAAAQGRTALSGPVAGRVMANLRRPRPALTGRERDILAQLATGLGNREIARALFISEATVKTHLRRIYDKLGVDTRAGAVAVAKEQRLLP; translated from the coding sequence ATGACCGACCCCGCCGCCCCCCGCCCGGCCGCCACCCCCGTGCGCATCCTGGTCTGCGACGACCACGTCGTCGTACGCGCCGGGCTGCTCGCCCTGCTCGACAGCGCACCCGGCATCGAGGTGGTCGGCGAGGCGGGCACCGGCGAGGAGGCGCTCGCGCTCGCCGCACGGCTGACGCCGGACGTCGTCCTGATGGACCTTCAGCTCGGCGCGGGCATCGACGGCGTGGAGACCACCCGCCGCCTCACGGCCGCCACCGGAGCCGGCCCCGCCCGGACGCCGCACGTCCTGGTCCTGACCACCTACGACACCGACGCCGACATCACCCGCGCCATCGAGGCGGGCGCGACCGGATACCTGTTGAAGGCCGAACGCCCCGAGGAGCTGTTCGCGGCCATCCACGCCGCCGCCCAGGGCCGTACGGCTCTGTCCGGGCCGGTCGCCGGCCGGGTCATGGCCAACCTGCGCAGGCCGCGCCCCGCCCTCACCGGCCGCGAGCGCGACATCCTGGCCCAGCTCGCCACCGGGCTCGGCAACCGGGAGATCGCCCGCGCCCTGTTCATCAGCGAGGCCACGGTGAAGACGCATCTGCGCCGCATCTACGACAAGCTCGGCGTCGACACCCGGGCCGGCGCGGTCGCCGTGGCCAAGGAGCAGCGCCTGCTGCCGTGA
- the arfB gene encoding alternative ribosome rescue aminoacyl-tRNA hydrolase ArfB: MEGMSGPHVIRGSVSLPEAELVWRFSRSSGPGGQHVNTTDTAVELRFDLARTEALPAVWKQRALERLAGRLSDGVVTVRASEQRSQWRNRETAAVRLAALLAEATAPPPRPRRPTRIPRGINERRLREKKQRSDTKRGRSARGWD; this comes from the coding sequence ATGGAGGGCATGTCCGGTCCCCATGTCATCCGCGGCTCCGTCTCCCTGCCCGAGGCCGAGCTGGTCTGGCGTTTCTCGCGCTCGTCGGGGCCCGGCGGGCAGCACGTCAACACCACGGACACGGCGGTGGAGCTGCGCTTCGACCTGGCGCGGACCGAGGCCCTGCCCGCGGTGTGGAAGCAGCGGGCGCTGGAGCGGCTGGCCGGGCGCCTGTCCGACGGGGTCGTCACCGTCCGCGCCTCCGAGCAACGCTCCCAGTGGCGCAACCGGGAGACCGCCGCCGTACGCCTGGCCGCCCTCCTCGCCGAGGCCACCGCGCCCCCGCCCAGGCCCCGCAGGCCGACCCGCATACCGCGCGGCATCAACGAACGCCGGCTGCGGGAGAAGAAGCAGCGCTCGGACACCAAGCGCGGGCGCTCCGCGCGGGGCTGGGACTGA
- a CDS encoding sensor histidine kinase, producing MSKPYDSYASNTSGDTADADSRWLGAVMHVAFFLLLGGALARFLLRHPGEPRTPWIIALSLTLAVLHLLGPVLSGPGPSGPGTPAARRRLVRLGLVVVVWMVLVVLAPSFSWCAVPLFYTGLRTLPARAALVLVTVLTVFVVAAQFRLAGGFDPNLLLAPPAVAAIAAAVFLHTERQAARQRALIDDLIRTRRELAASERREGTLAERQRLSMEIHDSLAQGLSSQRMLLQAAERVWESDQDKARAHVRGAASVAEHNLAEARRFVHDLAPADLARGGGLAAALRALAARESGDHLTVRVHVDDGARVPPLPDRVQSALLRIAQGALANVREHAGASTAVLSLTLLDDEVVLDVTDDGHGFDPAEPSDAPTGTRGHGLPAMHARLRQLGGTLTVESAPGEGTALSAAIPLDPPRTDPADPAGPQEAPR from the coding sequence ATGTCGAAGCCGTACGACTCCTACGCCTCGAACACCTCGGGTGACACGGCCGACGCGGACAGCCGGTGGCTCGGCGCCGTGATGCACGTGGCGTTCTTCCTGCTGCTCGGCGGTGCCCTGGCCCGCTTCCTGCTGCGCCACCCCGGTGAGCCCCGCACCCCGTGGATCATCGCGCTGTCCCTCACCCTCGCGGTGCTGCACCTGCTCGGGCCGGTGCTGAGCGGCCCCGGGCCGTCCGGTCCCGGCACCCCGGCCGCCCGGCGACGGCTGGTCCGGCTGGGCCTCGTGGTCGTGGTGTGGATGGTGCTCGTCGTCCTCGCACCCAGCTTCTCCTGGTGTGCGGTGCCCCTCTTCTACACCGGCCTGCGCACCCTGCCGGCCCGGGCTGCGCTGGTGCTGGTCACCGTCCTGACGGTGTTCGTCGTCGCCGCGCAGTTCCGTCTCGCCGGAGGTTTCGACCCCAACCTGCTGCTCGCCCCGCCCGCCGTCGCCGCGATCGCCGCGGCCGTGTTCCTGCACACCGAGCGGCAGGCGGCCCGGCAGCGTGCCCTGATCGACGACCTGATCCGCACCCGCCGCGAACTCGCCGCCTCCGAACGCCGCGAGGGCACCCTCGCGGAGCGCCAGCGGCTGTCCATGGAGATCCACGACAGTCTCGCCCAGGGCCTGTCCAGCCAGCGGATGCTGCTTCAGGCCGCCGAGCGGGTCTGGGAGTCGGACCAGGACAAGGCGCGCGCCCATGTCCGGGGCGCCGCCTCCGTCGCCGAGCACAACCTGGCCGAGGCCCGCCGCTTCGTCCACGACCTGGCCCCGGCCGACCTCGCCCGCGGCGGCGGCCTGGCGGCGGCGCTGCGGGCCCTGGCCGCCCGGGAGTCCGGCGATCACCTCACCGTCCGCGTCCACGTCGACGACGGTGCCCGCGTCCCACCGCTGCCCGACCGCGTCCAGTCGGCCCTGCTGCGCATCGCCCAGGGCGCCCTGGCCAACGTCCGGGAGCACGCGGGCGCGTCCACCGCCGTGCTCAGCCTCACCCTCCTCGACGACGAGGTCGTCCTGGACGTCACCGACGACGGGCACGGCTTCGACCCCGCCGAGCCGTCCGACGCCCCCACCGGGACACGCGGCCACGGCCTGCCCGCCATGCACGCCCGCCTGCGCCAGCTCGGCGGCACCCTGACCGTCGAGTCCGCGCCCGGCGAGGGCACCGCCCTGTCCGCCGCGATCCCCCTGGACCCGCCCCGAACCGACCCGGCAGATCCGGCCGGCCCGCAGGAGGCCCCCCGATGA
- a CDS encoding TerD family protein: MAVSLSKGGNVSLTKEAPGLTEVTVGLGWDVRTTTGTDFDLDASAIAVNTQGKVYSDAHFVFFNNKQTPDNTIVHTGDNRTGEGAGDDEAINVNLAGLPADIEKIVFPVSIYDAESRSQNFGQVRNAYIRILNQAGGAEIARYDLSEDAATETAMVFGELYRNGAEWKFRAVGQGYASGLTGIAQDFGVNV; encoded by the coding sequence ATGGCTGTAAGCCTGTCCAAGGGTGGCAACGTCTCGCTCACCAAGGAGGCTCCGGGCCTGACCGAAGTCACCGTGGGGCTCGGCTGGGACGTCCGCACCACCACCGGCACCGACTTCGACCTCGACGCCTCCGCGATCGCGGTCAACACGCAGGGCAAGGTCTACTCCGACGCCCACTTCGTCTTCTTCAACAACAAGCAGACGCCGGACAACACGATCGTCCACACCGGTGACAACCGCACCGGCGAGGGCGCCGGCGACGACGAGGCGATCAACGTCAACCTGGCGGGTCTGCCGGCCGACATCGAGAAGATCGTCTTCCCGGTCTCGATCTACGACGCCGAGAGCCGCTCGCAGAACTTCGGCCAGGTGCGCAACGCCTACATCCGCATCCTCAACCAGGCCGGCGGCGCCGAGATCGCCCGCTACGACCTGTCCGAGGACGCGGCCACCGAGACCGCCATGGTCTTCGGCGAGCTGTACCGCAACGGCGCCGAGTGGAAGTTCCGCGCCGTCGGCCAGGGCTACGCCTCGGGCCTGACGGGCATCGCCCAGGACTTCGGCGTGAACGTCTGA
- the cdgB gene encoding diguanylate cyclase CdgB, which produces METDSEPYVRLASLRQLHQAMADMNKARSLADTLQAVADGVVQALNYELACVNLVGPDGDLVVAAFAGNPAAEALITGRSGSRESWDRRLSMGEQWGDLIFIPHTEGWVLDDDDVPQWYTDGPAPRFEDEWHPSDRLFAPMYAPGPQGGGNSGELIGVLSVDRPRNGRRPGAWGREALQMYAFQAAIAISNARLRSNMQRALVRLERDQQALRASEESFRQAFEYAPSGMAIAEMGGDQHGRILRTNDALCRLLGRRASSMRRYAFSDLVHPEDIGTLLRTSAEGGRAELRLGRRDGTYVWVSLRNSVVADAADGPRFLLTHVEDIEERKRRELHLAHRASHDSLTGLPNSAELRSRLAARLCQRPQSSHAVADAMDAAYGNSAVFDSGGHTFDFSAAAEPYGAFDHHVHAVAPEDGRDDGTKGLAVLFCDLDGFKSINDRFGHNAGDAVLIEVARRLSGGVRDGDTVARLGGDEFVILANGLGRADAQDLAVRLRGEIIQPIRAEGRAVRVGASFGIGWAHCGMTADEVLKSADERMYVEKRSRPKQHRRAG; this is translated from the coding sequence ATGGAGACCGACTCGGAGCCCTATGTCCGCCTTGCCTCCCTGCGTCAGCTGCACCAGGCCATGGCCGACATGAACAAGGCCCGCAGCCTGGCCGACACGTTGCAGGCCGTCGCGGACGGCGTCGTCCAGGCCCTCAACTACGAGCTGGCGTGCGTCAACCTGGTCGGCCCCGACGGCGACCTCGTCGTCGCCGCCTTCGCGGGCAACCCGGCCGCCGAGGCGCTCATCACCGGCCGCTCGGGCTCCCGGGAGTCCTGGGACCGGCGCCTGAGCATGGGCGAGCAGTGGGGCGACCTGATCTTCATACCCCACACCGAGGGCTGGGTCCTCGACGACGACGACGTCCCGCAGTGGTACACCGACGGGCCCGCGCCCCGCTTCGAGGACGAGTGGCACCCCTCGGACCGGCTCTTCGCCCCGATGTACGCGCCGGGCCCGCAGGGCGGCGGCAACAGCGGCGAGCTGATCGGCGTCCTGTCCGTGGACCGGCCGCGCAACGGCCGCCGCCCCGGCGCCTGGGGCCGCGAGGCTTTGCAGATGTACGCGTTCCAGGCCGCCATCGCGATCAGCAACGCCCGGCTCCGCTCCAACATGCAGCGCGCCCTGGTCCGCCTGGAGCGCGACCAGCAGGCGCTCAGGGCCAGCGAGGAGAGCTTCCGCCAGGCCTTCGAGTACGCCCCCTCCGGCATGGCCATCGCCGAGATGGGCGGCGACCAGCACGGCCGCATCCTGCGCACCAACGACGCCCTGTGCCGACTGCTGGGCCGCCGGGCCTCGTCGATGCGCCGCTACGCCTTCTCCGACCTCGTGCACCCCGAGGACATCGGCACCCTGCTGCGCACCTCCGCCGAGGGCGGCCGGGCCGAGCTGCGCCTGGGCCGCCGCGACGGCACCTACGTCTGGGTCTCGCTGCGCAACAGCGTCGTCGCCGACGCCGCCGACGGACCGCGCTTCCTGCTCACCCACGTCGAGGACATAGAGGAGCGCAAGCGGCGCGAGCTGCACCTGGCCCACCGCGCCTCCCACGACTCCCTCACCGGCCTGCCGAACAGCGCCGAGCTGCGCTCCCGGCTGGCCGCCCGGCTCTGCCAGCGCCCGCAGTCCTCGCACGCGGTGGCCGACGCCATGGACGCCGCCTACGGGAACTCCGCCGTGTTCGACTCCGGCGGCCACACCTTCGACTTCTCCGCCGCCGCCGAGCCGTACGGCGCCTTCGACCACCACGTGCACGCCGTGGCCCCCGAGGACGGGCGCGACGACGGCACCAAGGGACTCGCGGTCCTCTTCTGCGACCTGGACGGCTTCAAGTCGATCAACGACCGGTTCGGGCACAACGCGGGCGACGCCGTGCTGATCGAGGTCGCCCGGCGGCTCAGCGGCGGCGTCCGCGACGGCGACACCGTGGCCCGGCTCGGCGGCGACGAGTTCGTGATCCTCGCCAACGGGCTCGGCCGGGCCGACGCCCAGGACCTCGCCGTACGGCTGCGGGGCGAGATCATCCAGCCGATCCGGGCCGAGGGCCGGGCCGTCCGGGTGGGCGCCAGCTTCGGCATCGGCTGGGCCCACTGCGGCATGACGGCGGACGAGGTGCTCAAGTCCGCTGACGAACGGATGTACGTCGAGAAACGATCTCGTCCCAAACAGCACCGCCGCGCCGGATGA
- a CDS encoding M1 family metallopeptidase, with product MRTPRLLVAAATVVALAACSGGGTVEGTPGGSGVRDPYFPKAGNGGYDIGHYDLRLDYDPGRDPDRDADADADADADAGSGAGHLTGTATITARATRDLSAFDLDLKGLDVEEVTVEGRDARFNRAGQELTVRPAEELNDGETFRVTVRYSGEPETITDPDDSEEGWLPTADGAVGLGEPTGSMAWFPGSHHPSDKATYDLAMTVPEGLGVVSNGELRDERTRDGRTTFTWHTAEPMASHVVTVAVGEWETARSTTDDGLPVYTAVDPTQADASRKVLKRIPEIMDWARENFGPYPFSSTGAIVDRDEDAGYALETQNRPYFPGAPDTVLLVHELAHQWYGNSVSPKTWRDMWLNEGFATYAEWLWEEDHGGDTAQESFEALYDGTYYDDEDANDSIWAFPPADPPDAAHISDSPVYQRGAMVLHKIRETVGDDAFRQLLHGWAAVHRHGNADTEDFTAYVERSAPDEDFSEIWADWLRGDGRPDSP from the coding sequence GTGCGCACCCCTCGTCTGCTCGTAGCCGCCGCCACCGTCGTCGCCCTCGCGGCGTGCAGTGGCGGCGGCACGGTCGAGGGCACCCCCGGCGGCTCGGGCGTGCGCGACCCGTACTTCCCCAAGGCGGGCAACGGGGGCTACGACATCGGCCACTACGACCTGAGGCTGGACTACGACCCCGGCCGCGATCCCGACCGCGACGCCGATGCCGATGCTGATGCCGATGCCGATGCCGGCTCCGGCGCCGGGCACCTCACCGGCACCGCGACGATCACCGCCCGTGCGACCCGCGACCTCTCGGCCTTCGACCTCGACCTCAAGGGCCTGGACGTCGAGGAGGTCACGGTCGAGGGCCGGGACGCCCGGTTCAACCGGGCCGGACAGGAACTGACGGTCCGCCCGGCCGAGGAGCTGAACGACGGGGAGACGTTCCGGGTGACCGTCCGGTACTCCGGCGAACCGGAGACCATCACCGACCCCGACGACTCCGAGGAGGGCTGGCTGCCCACCGCCGACGGCGCGGTCGGGCTGGGCGAGCCGACGGGCTCGATGGCCTGGTTCCCCGGCAGCCACCACCCCTCCGACAAGGCGACGTACGACCTCGCGATGACCGTGCCGGAGGGCCTCGGCGTGGTCTCCAACGGCGAGTTGCGGGACGAGCGGACCCGGGACGGGCGTACGACGTTCACCTGGCACACCGCCGAGCCGATGGCGAGCCATGTCGTCACCGTCGCCGTCGGCGAGTGGGAGACCGCCCGTTCCACCACGGACGACGGTCTGCCGGTGTACACGGCCGTCGACCCGACGCAGGCCGACGCGAGCCGGAAGGTGCTGAAGCGGATCCCCGAGATCATGGACTGGGCTCGGGAGAACTTCGGCCCCTACCCCTTCTCCTCCACCGGCGCGATCGTCGACCGCGACGAGGACGCCGGGTACGCCCTGGAGACCCAGAACCGGCCCTACTTCCCCGGCGCCCCCGACACCGTCCTGCTCGTCCACGAACTCGCCCACCAGTGGTACGGCAACTCCGTCAGCCCGAAGACCTGGCGGGACATGTGGCTCAACGAGGGCTTCGCCACCTACGCGGAGTGGCTGTGGGAGGAGGACCACGGCGGCGACACGGCCCAGGAGTCCTTCGAGGCGCTCTACGACGGCACGTACTACGACGACGAGGACGCGAACGACTCGATCTGGGCGTTCCCGCCCGCGGACCCGCCCGACGCGGCGCACATCTCCGACAGCCCGGTCTACCAGCGGGGCGCGATGGTCCTGCACAAGATCCGCGAGACGGTCGGCGACGACGCCTTCCGGCAGTTGCTGCACGGCTGGGCCGCCGTCCACCGCCACGGCAACGCGGACACCGAGGACTTCACGGCGTACGTGGAGAGGTCGGCGCCGGACGAGGACTTCTCGGAGATCTGGGCGGACTGGCTGCGCGGGGACGGCCGGCCGGACTCCCCGTGA
- the nagA gene encoding N-acetylglucosamine-6-phosphate deacetylase, with protein sequence MAPSKVLAGARVVLPTGTVDDGRVIVDGARIADTAPPQAETVDLAGHWVVPGFVDIHNHGGGGASFAGGTAEEILVGVETHRRHGTTTVVASAVTGELDFLARHAGMLAELAQQGDIVGIHFEGPFISPCRKGAHDEQLLRHPDPAEVRKLVDAAHGHAKMMTLATELPGGLDSVQLLVEHGVIAAVGHTDATYEQTVQAIDAGATVATHLFNAMPPIGHRAPGPITALLEDERITVELINDGTHLHPAALQLAFHHAGAARVAFITDAMDAAGFGDGRYRLGPLDVEVTDGVARLVEGGSIAGSTLTLDRAFKRAVTVDRLPVGDVVAAISANPARLLGLDDRIGSLEPGKDADLVILDDAFDLVGVMRRGEWVVDPQLG encoded by the coding sequence ATGGCCCCAAGCAAGGTTCTCGCCGGTGCCCGGGTGGTACTGCCCACCGGGACCGTGGACGACGGCCGCGTGATCGTCGACGGCGCGCGGATCGCGGACACGGCTCCCCCGCAGGCCGAGACCGTCGACCTGGCGGGCCACTGGGTGGTCCCCGGCTTCGTCGACATCCACAACCACGGCGGCGGCGGAGCCTCCTTCGCCGGCGGCACCGCCGAGGAGATCCTGGTCGGCGTCGAGACCCACCGCCGGCACGGCACCACCACGGTGGTCGCCTCCGCCGTCACCGGCGAACTGGACTTCCTCGCCCGCCACGCCGGGATGCTCGCCGAGCTGGCGCAGCAGGGCGACATCGTTGGCATCCACTTCGAGGGGCCGTTCATCTCGCCGTGCCGCAAGGGCGCGCACGACGAGCAGCTGCTGCGCCACCCGGACCCGGCCGAGGTGCGCAAGCTGGTCGACGCGGCGCACGGGCACGCGAAGATGATGACGCTGGCGACCGAGCTGCCGGGCGGCCTGGACTCCGTACAGCTGCTGGTCGAGCACGGCGTGATCGCGGCCGTCGGGCACACCGACGCGACGTACGAGCAGACCGTGCAGGCCATCGACGCGGGCGCCACCGTCGCCACGCACCTCTTCAACGCGATGCCGCCGATCGGTCACCGTGCGCCGGGTCCGATCACGGCGCTCCTCGAGGACGAGCGGATCACCGTCGAGCTGATCAACGACGGCACGCACCTGCATCCGGCCGCGCTCCAGCTGGCCTTCCACCACGCGGGCGCCGCCCGGGTCGCCTTCATCACCGACGCGATGGACGCGGCCGGCTTCGGCGACGGCCGCTACCGGCTCGGCCCGCTGGACGTCGAGGTCACCGACGGCGTGGCCCGGCTGGTGGAGGGCGGCTCGATCGCGGGCTCCACGCTCACCCTGGACCGCGCCTTCAAGCGGGCGGTGACGGTGGACCGGCTGCCCGTCGGGGACGTCGTCGCCGCGATCTCCGCCAACCCGGCGCGGCTCCTCGGTCTCGACGACAGGATCGGCTCGCTGGAGCCCGGCAAGGACGCCGACCTGGTCATCCTGGACGACGCCTTCGACCTGGTGGGCGTGATGCGCCGGGGCGAATGGGTGGTCGATCCCCAACTGGGCTGA
- a CDS encoding flavin reductase family protein, which translates to MPNTPPLTYPGSPAAPASPLPSPASGHAEGVSNEEFRAAMSRLASGVVLVTAQEPPLDPDDPLAPRGEDVGMTATAFMSVSLDPPLVLVSLREGSRMDDLLDEQPLWAVSVLSESQRHIAGRFAMKGRVSDRLLFADIPYARGEATGAPLAGGALATLECRTEQRVPAGDHTLVIGRVLTATLPSADGGPLTYFRGRYRQLG; encoded by the coding sequence GTGCCGAATACTCCGCCTCTCACGTATCCCGGGTCCCCCGCGGCCCCCGCGTCCCCGTTGCCGTCGCCCGCCTCCGGGCATGCTGAGGGGGTGAGCAACGAGGAGTTCCGTGCCGCCATGTCCCGGCTGGCCTCGGGCGTGGTCCTGGTGACCGCGCAGGAGCCGCCGCTGGACCCGGACGACCCGCTGGCGCCACGCGGCGAGGACGTCGGAATGACGGCCACCGCCTTCATGTCGGTGTCCCTGGACCCGCCGCTGGTCCTGGTCAGTCTGCGCGAGGGCTCCCGCATGGACGACCTGCTGGACGAACAGCCCCTGTGGGCCGTGTCGGTCCTCTCCGAGAGCCAGCGGCACATCGCGGGCCGCTTCGCGATGAAGGGCCGCGTCAGCGACCGCCTCCTGTTCGCGGACATCCCGTACGCGCGGGGGGAGGCGACCGGGGCGCCCCTGGCCGGCGGCGCCCTGGCGACCCTGGAGTGCCGCACCGAACAGCGGGTGCCGGCCGGCGACCACACGCTGGTGATCGGCCGGGTCCTGACCGCCACGCTGCCGAGCGCGGACGGGGGCCCGCTGACCTACTTCCGGGGCCGGTACCGGCAGCTGGGCTGA
- a CDS encoding GlcG/HbpS family heme-binding protein, which translates to MKKTLSRRARIATGGAVLAAVAAGTFGTVAANASAPEAAQDSAVSAAPAAAAGKRDTTTSTHLTIDAATEAAQAALKAAKKEGQRITVAVVDRNGNTILTMRGDGAGPQSYASAEKKAYTAVSWNAPTSELEGRLENAPNLKDIPGTLFLGGGVPVTADKAPIAGIGVAGAPSGTLDEKFAQAGAAALR; encoded by the coding sequence ATGAAGAAGACCCTCTCCCGCCGTGCCCGCATCGCCACCGGCGGTGCCGTGCTCGCCGCCGTCGCCGCCGGCACCTTCGGCACGGTGGCCGCGAACGCCTCCGCCCCCGAGGCGGCCCAGGACTCCGCGGTGTCGGCCGCCCCGGCCGCCGCGGCCGGCAAGCGCGACACCACCACCTCCACCCATCTGACGATCGACGCCGCCACCGAGGCCGCGCAGGCCGCGCTGAAGGCCGCCAAGAAGGAGGGCCAGCGGATCACGGTCGCGGTCGTCGACCGCAACGGCAACACGATCCTCACCATGCGCGGCGACGGCGCCGGTCCGCAGTCCTACGCGTCGGCCGAGAAGAAGGCGTACACGGCCGTCTCCTGGAACGCCCCGACCAGCGAGCTGGAGGGCCGCCTGGAGAACGCCCCGAACCTGAAGGACATCCCGGGCACGCTGTTCCTGGGCGGCGGCGTCCCGGTCACCGCGGACAAGGCGCCGATCGCCGGTATCGGAGTCGCGGGCGCCCCGTCCGGCACCCTGGACGAGAAGTTCGCCCAGGCCGGGGCGGCGGCGCTGCGCTAG
- a CDS encoding GNAT family N-acetyltransferase: MTTSTGPRLEPITPANIEAALAIRVRPEQEFAVDPVVKSLAEAYVHGEKAWPRLILDGERPVGFLMGFFGVDWYDDGSALRSGLWRLNIAAGEQGRGYGRFAVESVADEIRRRGGTECFVTWHPGEHGPEHFYLGLGFRPNGEKSEGETVGVLELG, encoded by the coding sequence ATGACGACCAGCACCGGGCCCCGACTGGAGCCGATCACTCCCGCGAACATCGAGGCCGCCCTCGCCATCCGGGTGCGCCCCGAGCAGGAGTTCGCCGTCGACCCTGTGGTGAAGTCCCTCGCCGAGGCCTACGTCCACGGTGAGAAGGCCTGGCCGCGCCTGATCCTCGACGGCGAGCGTCCGGTCGGCTTCCTCATGGGCTTCTTCGGCGTCGACTGGTACGACGACGGCAGCGCGCTGCGCTCCGGCCTGTGGCGGCTGAACATCGCCGCCGGGGAGCAGGGCCGGGGATACGGCCGCTTCGCCGTGGAGTCGGTGGCCGACGAGATCCGGCGCCGCGGCGGCACCGAGTGCTTCGTCACCTGGCACCCCGGCGAGCACGGTCCGGAGCACTTCTACCTGGGCCTCGGCTTCCGTCCGAACGGGGAGAAGTCCGAGGGGGAGACGGTCGGCGTGCTGGAGCTGGGCTGA